The Spirochaeta isovalerica genome includes a window with the following:
- a CDS encoding aminotransferase class I/II-fold pyridoxal phosphate-dependent enzyme, whose amino-acid sequence MANNILNFSLADFFYNDNPDVLSPPDDFSEWINNPVVKHSFSFFEQELLDAPRVSTEILSNLDGKRRKIINLTSYNYLGLSTHPEVVQAAKEALEKYGLGSSGAPLLSGTLDIHTEFARKLAEFKQKEDCILYSSGFGGNVGAIQGMMRKGDYLVMDEKCHRSLVDGGTLSGAKMLFFAHNDMESLQMMLEKAKGKRTLVVVEGVYSMDGDLAKMPEICDLAEQYGAGIFIDEAHSTLMFGENGRGVAEHFGVEDRVGVSFGTLSKSFGGVGGFICANKDLIRYLKGYSSPWNFSCAPSPAVSGGLIKALEVATRDSSLRDKMWENTRYMKKNLLDMNLDLGGTESQVIPIIIGNSGEKLMSYAEKMQKAGLFLQPVDFPAVPAHSRRFRMSVSSQLTQEEMDTTLSIIEDVIVKDMKS is encoded by the coding sequence GTGGCAAACAATATACTGAATTTCAGTCTTGCTGACTTTTTTTACAATGATAATCCCGACGTTCTGTCTCCTCCGGATGACTTTTCCGAATGGATCAATAACCCCGTTGTAAAACACAGTTTCAGCTTCTTTGAGCAGGAACTGCTCGACGCACCCAGAGTTTCCACAGAAATTCTGAGTAATCTCGACGGTAAGAGAAGAAAGATTATCAACCTTACATCCTATAACTATCTCGGTCTTTCCACTCATCCTGAAGTAGTTCAGGCTGCTAAAGAAGCATTGGAAAAGTATGGTTTAGGGTCATCGGGAGCTCCTTTGCTTTCGGGAACACTTGATATACACACGGAATTCGCCAGAAAACTGGCGGAATTCAAACAGAAAGAGGATTGTATCCTCTATTCCAGCGGCTTTGGCGGAAATGTCGGAGCCATTCAGGGGATGATGCGAAAAGGCGACTATCTCGTTATGGATGAGAAATGCCACAGGTCTCTCGTCGACGGAGGTACTCTTTCCGGAGCCAAGATGCTTTTCTTCGCCCATAATGATATGGAATCTCTCCAGATGATGCTGGAAAAAGCAAAAGGCAAGAGAACCCTTGTCGTCGTCGAAGGTGTCTATTCCATGGACGGAGATCTGGCGAAAATGCCGGAAATCTGTGACCTTGCCGAACAGTACGGCGCCGGTATCTTTATCGATGAAGCCCACTCGACACTGATGTTCGGAGAGAACGGACGGGGTGTCGCCGAGCACTTCGGCGTGGAGGACAGAGTCGGTGTTTCCTTTGGAACGCTCAGCAAGTCCTTCGGTGGAGTCGGTGGTTTCATTTGTGCCAATAAAGACCTTATAAGATATCTGAAAGGTTACTCCTCTCCCTGGAACTTCTCCTGCGCCCCGTCTCCTGCTGTTTCGGGCGGATTGATCAAGGCACTGGAAGTTGCAACCAGAGATTCCTCGCTGAGAGATAAAATGTGGGAAAACACGAGATACATGAAGAAAAACCTTCTCGATATGAATCTCGATCTGGGCGGGACAGAATCGCAGGTTATTCCCATAATCATCGGAAACTCCGGTGAAAAGCTCATGTCCTATGCCGAGAAGATGCAGAAAGCGGGACTTTTCCTTCAGCCTGTAGACTTCCCCGCCGTACCGGCCCATTCCAGAAGATTCAGAATGTCTGTTTCCAGTCAGCTGACTCAGGAGGAAATGGATACAACACTGAGCATTATCGAAGATGTTATCGTAAAGGACATGAAATCTTAA
- a CDS encoding polyketide synthase, with protein sequence MADNMQLHVDENNIAHLKMNDVENKNIFSNDFIRGFLETMDELEANYKPHCLILSGLDSVFCAGAEKDTLIDLSNGKIDVKDLLMSERLVNTEYPVIAAMEGHAMGGGLVLALCSDIVIAARESRYGAVFMNMGFTPGMGTTTLLQGLMGDFIANEMMFTGKRFKGSELAQKGTNINYIVPKKDVLAKALDIALQISEKNVKSVNLLKYTLSAKKKKLLVDARLQEDMMHKLSFAYPETKERINSFYAD encoded by the coding sequence GTGGCTGATAATATGCAGCTCCATGTGGACGAAAACAATATTGCCCATCTGAAAATGAATGATGTGGAAAACAAAAATATATTCTCAAATGATTTTATCAGGGGATTCCTGGAAACAATGGATGAGCTTGAAGCTAACTACAAGCCGCATTGTCTCATTCTTTCCGGCCTTGATTCTGTATTCTGTGCCGGAGCTGAAAAAGACACACTTATCGATCTCAGCAATGGCAAAATAGACGTCAAGGATCTGCTTATGTCTGAAAGACTGGTCAATACGGAATATCCCGTTATTGCCGCAATGGAAGGACATGCCATGGGTGGCGGACTGGTTCTGGCGCTCTGTTCCGATATTGTCATTGCCGCAAGGGAAAGCCGGTATGGTGCTGTTTTCATGAATATGGGATTCACTCCCGGAATGGGAACGACAACTCTTCTTCAGGGGCTGATGGGTGATTTTATCGCAAACGAGATGATGTTCACGGGAAAACGGTTCAAAGGAAGCGAACTGGCTCAAAAAGGAACCAACATCAATTATATCGTCCCTAAAAAGGATGTACTGGCCAAGGCCCTGGACATTGCTTTACAAATAAGTGAGAAGAATGTAAAATCGGTTAATCTTCTGAAGTACACTTTAAGCGCCAAAAAGAAGAAGCTTCTTGTTGACGCCAGGCTTCAGGAGGATATGATGCACAAATTGAGCTTCGCCTATCCCGAAACGAAAGAAAGAATAAACAGCTTTTATGCTGATTAA
- a CDS encoding 3-hydroxyacyl-ACP dehydratase FabZ family protein codes for MDYDQLLRKKRKKLIAEPENLPVRFSYEKTDIEKIVPHRDPFLLVDRLIGLDPEEKIIAGEAYIDPELPLFKGHFPDFPVYPGCMQIEMTGQLGLCMNYFLSNNVTRISGNPEITPIRATRVVGAYYLQPVIPGKTVRIVAQLLEHDGYFGKVIGQVINEDGAVACVSISEVCFL; via the coding sequence GTGGATTACGATCAGCTTCTTAGAAAAAAACGAAAGAAACTAATTGCCGAACCGGAAAATCTTCCGGTTCGGTTTTCTTATGAAAAGACAGATATCGAGAAGATTGTTCCACACAGGGATCCTTTTCTTCTGGTCGACAGGCTGATCGGTCTCGATCCGGAAGAGAAGATCATTGCCGGAGAAGCTTATATCGATCCGGAACTGCCTCTTTTTAAAGGACATTTTCCCGATTTCCCCGTTTATCCCGGATGCATGCAGATTGAAATGACCGGACAGCTTGGTCTCTGCATGAATTATTTTCTGTCCAATAATGTTACCCGAATTTCGGGAAATCCCGAGATAACCCCGATCAGGGCTACAAGAGTTGTCGGGGCATATTATCTGCAGCCTGTCATCCCCGGTAAGACTGTGCGCATTGTGGCGCAGCTGCTTGAGCATGACGGCTATTTCGGTAAGGTTATAGGTCAGGTTATCAATGAAGACGGAGCAGTTGCCTGTGTCTCTATTTCCGAGGTCTGCTTCCTGTAG
- a CDS encoding phosphoribosyltransferase, producing MEKYYVSYNRIHSTMKDLAEQVKASGFEPDYIVAIGTGGFIPARMLKTNINRPILTVGIAYYDLNDNLMDHPHIIQWIDDADAKLKGKKLLLVDEVDDSRATIGYCLETLLTHNPEEIAVVVVHNKDKEKRGAIPPQVKRYFAGETMEDKWICYPWDADDILEHDKNC from the coding sequence ATGGAAAAGTATTACGTATCATATAACCGCATTCATTCGACAATGAAGGATCTGGCAGAGCAGGTCAAAGCCTCAGGATTTGAACCCGATTATATCGTAGCGATCGGAACCGGGGGATTCATTCCCGCCCGTATGCTGAAAACCAACATCAATCGTCCTATCCTGACTGTGGGCATTGCTTATTACGATCTCAATGATAATCTAATGGATCATCCCCATATCATTCAGTGGATCGATGATGCTGATGCCAAACTCAAAGGGAAAAAACTGCTTCTGGTTGACGAAGTCGATGATTCGAGAGCGACAATCGGATACTGCCTCGAGACCCTTCTGACCCATAACCCGGAAGAGATTGCCGTTGTGGTCGTACATAATAAAGATAAAGAGAAAAGGGGAGCCATCCCTCCTCAGGTAAAAAGATATTTCGCCGGCGAAACCATGGAAGACAAATGGATCTGCTATCCCTGGGATGCCGATGATATCCTGGAACACGACAAAAACTGCTGA
- a CDS encoding sensor domain-containing diguanylate cyclase: MKYRKSNNLYNKSIEERQKLEKLNHSMLDITQAVVGTENPEELYKLILAKVIDFIPGANVGSIMIKNDQGLYECSVHQGFDDEKIKDFQIPLEETIIWKYTGGHITKSEIIDDVSLIKNLELKPLTVDPEEWSIRSTIAVPLILSGEVAGILHIDSRELKAFSSEDLKSMEYIRSNLEIALQKFQLYRNMVLLSRYDSLTNAYNRNYFMEQFETVLNKSERYKEKFSLIIFDIDDLKKVNDTFGHMAGDLVLKKFSETTRNKIRKTDTFARWGGDEFMAIFYDITDEEIAEKISEIRQTLDINPVITTSDNFSVSFSYGHAFFPVEGESFDQLLKTADNRMYVNKRKKRKESSPEEK; the protein is encoded by the coding sequence TTGAAATATCGCAAAAGCAATAATCTCTATAACAAATCCATCGAAGAAAGACAAAAACTCGAAAAATTGAATCATTCAATGCTCGATATTACCCAGGCAGTCGTCGGGACAGAAAATCCCGAAGAGTTGTACAAACTGATACTGGCCAAAGTTATTGACTTCATACCCGGTGCCAATGTCGGCAGTATAATGATTAAGAATGATCAGGGATTGTACGAATGCTCGGTTCATCAGGGCTTTGACGATGAGAAGATAAAGGATTTTCAAATTCCCCTGGAAGAAACCATCATCTGGAAATACACAGGCGGACATATAACCAAATCCGAGATAATAGATGATGTATCCCTAATCAAAAACCTGGAACTGAAGCCCTTAACTGTTGACCCCGAAGAGTGGTCGATACGGTCAACCATAGCCGTCCCCTTGATACTCAGCGGCGAAGTAGCCGGAATACTGCACATAGACAGCAGAGAGCTGAAAGCTTTTTCAAGTGAAGACCTGAAATCGATGGAATACATAAGGAGCAATCTGGAAATCGCTTTGCAAAAATTCCAGTTATACCGCAATATGGTTCTCCTGTCCCGCTATGACAGCCTCACAAATGCCTATAACAGAAACTACTTTATGGAGCAGTTTGAAACCGTTCTGAACAAATCTGAAAGATATAAGGAAAAATTCTCATTAATTATATTCGATATTGACGATCTGAAGAAAGTGAATGACACATTCGGTCACATGGCCGGAGATCTAGTTCTGAAAAAATTCTCCGAGACGACAAGAAATAAAATCAGAAAAACCGATACATTCGCCCGTTGGGGCGGAGACGAATTCATGGCCATATTCTACGACATTACTGACGAAGAAATTGCTGAAAAAATAAGTGAAATCCGCCAGACGCTCGACATAAACCCGGTTATTACCACATCGGACAATTTCTCCGTATCATTCAGCTACGGACATGCCTTCTTCCCCGTCGAAGGTGAAAGCTTCGACCAGCTCCTGAAAACCGCCGACAACCGCATGTATGTCAACAAACGCAAAAAAAGAAAAGAATCCTCACCGGAAGAAAAATAA
- a CDS encoding SDR family oxidoreductase, giving the protein MIQIDLSGKSVLITGGTKGIGLASALKLAKAGASTYLTYKWGSADMESIKADFIKEGASVEPVFIQADVSIPEDTKLVMETIREKEEKLDVFISNVGFAQSPKSLEEYKKRSLYKTLDYSTWPLVDYTQQIKAVFGEYPEKVLAISSDGPDHFYQGYDYVAASKSLLEFLTKYMSVHLFNEGKGSTVNAIRFGTVKTDSFNQIFGEEFFEFMAKDGIEESMFLTPEECADSVFAMCSGLMNAMNGQIINVDYGFPYQDNSMMRYLKTKLGK; this is encoded by the coding sequence ATGATTCAGATTGATTTAAGCGGAAAGTCTGTATTAATTACCGGCGGGACAAAAGGTATCGGTCTGGCCAGTGCTCTGAAACTGGCTAAAGCCGGCGCATCGACATACCTCACCTATAAATGGGGATCTGCTGATATGGAAAGCATAAAAGCGGATTTTATAAAGGAAGGTGCGTCCGTGGAGCCTGTGTTCATACAGGCCGATGTTTCCATTCCCGAAGACACGAAACTTGTTATGGAGACAATCAGGGAAAAAGAGGAAAAGCTCGATGTTTTTATAAGCAACGTAGGTTTTGCCCAGAGTCCCAAGTCTCTTGAGGAATACAAAAAAAGATCACTTTATAAAACACTCGATTACAGTACCTGGCCTCTCGTTGACTATACGCAGCAGATTAAAGCTGTATTCGGAGAATATCCGGAAAAAGTTCTGGCCATTTCCAGTGACGGGCCTGATCACTTCTATCAGGGATATGACTATGTGGCGGCTTCCAAATCGCTGCTTGAATTCCTTACGAAGTATATGTCTGTTCATCTCTTTAATGAGGGAAAGGGCAGTACTGTCAATGCCATTCGCTTCGGCACAGTGAAAACCGATTCCTTCAACCAGATTTTCGGTGAAGAGTTTTTCGAGTTCATGGCTAAGGACGGAATCGAGGAATCCATGTTCCTGACTCCCGAAGAGTGTGCCGATTCGGTATTCGCCATGTGCAGCGGTCTTATGAATGCCATGAACGGGCAGATAATTAATGTGGACTACGGATTTCCCTATCAGGATAATTCCATGATGCGGTATCTTAAGACAAAGCTTGGTAAATAG
- a CDS encoding phosphopantetheine-binding protein has translation MTKEKIIEVIAENIKENLDDLENETIDPMKSMKDYGANSLDMIEVVSCSMRELNIKVPRAELADIENIDQLADKFLEHAEA, from the coding sequence ATGACTAAAGAAAAAATCATTGAAGTAATTGCAGAAAATATCAAAGAGAATCTGGATGATCTGGAGAACGAGACAATCGATCCCATGAAGTCCATGAAAGATTACGGTGCAAACAGTCTCGATATGATCGAAGTTGTTTCCTGTTCCATGAGAGAACTTAACATCAAAGTTCCCCGTGCTGAACTGGCCGACATCGAAAACATCGATCAGCTTGCTGATAAATTCCTGGAACACGCTGAAGCGTAA
- a CDS encoding 4'-phosphopantetheinyl transferase family protein → MPERELFELWLASEAEIREIVPGDNMNNSSLSRNFADFMLQHLIRGYSPSLLRKNEHGKPYIKDLPFSYNLSHCEDLYAILVTSFDYCGVDIQSVKSLVKYDDALRSVMTDREYGILKEKGNPGDFFQLWSLKEAYVKALGGSIWYGRDFETETAPGNFSDTWFKREKLFFYSTEVKKEVFLSLAVPALPETADFLKFLSKDFS, encoded by the coding sequence ATGCCAGAAAGAGAATTGTTCGAGCTATGGCTCGCTTCGGAAGCGGAAATAAGAGAAATCGTCCCCGGCGATAATATGAATAATTCCTCTTTAAGCCGGAATTTCGCTGATTTCATGCTTCAGCATCTCATTAGGGGCTATTCTCCCTCGTTACTGAGAAAAAACGAACATGGGAAACCTTATATAAAGGACCTTCCTTTCAGCTACAACCTCAGCCACTGCGAAGATCTGTATGCCATTCTGGTTACTTCTTTCGATTACTGCGGCGTGGATATACAGTCCGTAAAAAGCCTTGTTAAATATGACGATGCGCTTCGTTCGGTCATGACTGACCGGGAATATGGAATTCTGAAGGAAAAGGGGAATCCCGGTGATTTCTTTCAGCTATGGAGTCTCAAGGAAGCTTATGTCAAAGCCCTGGGCGGTTCCATCTGGTACGGGCGGGATTTTGAGACGGAAACGGCTCCGGGAAATTTTTCCGATACATGGTTTAAACGAGAGAAACTGTTTTTCTACTCTACGGAAGTGAAAAAGGAAGTTTTTCTCTCTCTGGCCGTTCCGGCTCTTCCTGAAACTGCGGATTTTTTGAAATTTCTCTCAAAGGACTTTTCTTGA
- a CDS encoding ketoacyl-ACP synthase III codes for MNFISRARISAIGSYVPERILSNKDLEKMVDTSDEWIVQRTGIRERRIAGEEEYVSDMAVKAVEDLVSRFSVDINEIDLIIVATITPDYITPSVSSVVHGRMNFPETTGVLDLNAACSGFVYALQVANSMITTGQNNKVLVISSEVLSKITDYTDRNTCILFGDGAGAVLVERDNENPGFFAAYYGSQGKSGNKLYCTGLAGKIEKEEAEKVNYLYQDGRAVYTFVIRTVPASVKAMMENSGMTTDEIDWFVPHSANLRMIHSIGEKIGFTPEKTLTSLEYFGNTSSVTIPLALSEAEKAGKLKKGQKILLYGFGGGLTHSGLILEW; via the coding sequence TTGAATTTTATTTCAAGAGCACGAATATCTGCAATCGGATCTTATGTCCCTGAAAGAATCCTGTCTAACAAGGATCTGGAAAAAATGGTGGATACCTCTGATGAGTGGATCGTCCAGAGAACAGGAATCAGAGAGAGAAGAATTGCCGGAGAAGAGGAATATGTTTCCGATATGGCTGTCAAAGCCGTGGAAGACCTTGTTTCCCGCTTCTCAGTTGATATAAATGAAATTGACCTGATAATCGTGGCCACAATTACCCCTGACTATATCACACCCAGTGTTTCCTCAGTTGTCCATGGAAGAATGAATTTCCCCGAAACGACCGGTGTTCTTGATCTGAATGCGGCCTGTTCAGGCTTTGTTTACGCCCTTCAGGTTGCCAATTCCATGATAACGACCGGTCAAAACAATAAAGTGCTGGTTATATCTTCGGAAGTTCTATCGAAAATAACAGATTATACCGACAGAAACACCTGCATACTTTTTGGCGATGGTGCCGGTGCGGTCCTTGTCGAAAGAGACAATGAAAACCCCGGATTCTTTGCGGCTTATTACGGGTCACAGGGAAAATCGGGAAATAAGCTCTATTGCACAGGGCTTGCGGGAAAAATAGAAAAAGAAGAAGCCGAGAAAGTCAATTACCTGTATCAGGACGGCAGAGCCGTATATACCTTTGTTATACGAACAGTGCCGGCAAGCGTAAAAGCCATGATGGAAAACTCGGGAATGACCACAGATGAAATCGACTGGTTTGTACCCCATAGCGCCAATCTCAGAATGATACATTCCATAGGCGAGAAAATCGGTTTCACCCCGGAAAAGACACTGACGAGTCTGGAATACTTCGGCAATACATCATCGGTAACCATACCCCTGGCTCTCTCTGAAGCGGAAAAAGCCGGCAAGCTGAAGAAGGGTCAGAAGATTCTCCTTTACGGCTTCGGAGGCGGGTTAACCCACTCGGGACTGATATTAGAGTGGTAA
- a CDS encoding enoyl-CoA hydratase/isomerase family protein, producing the protein MSLVEKKIDSGAGIITLLDGEGGNRLNPSFLGEFSAALRDLSTDEKAKFIIIRSRGRNFCLGMDLVALEKGHAGMDDVVSAVKDYTSLLSDIYHSPKTVVALIDGPVKAGGMGIAAACDVVLASERASFELSEALIGIIPANVLPYLFMLRVPPQKARYLVLTAAQLDAHKAHAVGLVDEVYTVEGFEKGVKSLCRQIMRTSPQAVSVFKDFTHQFLESDFNGRKVLAEQTLFDLIKQESVLAAVKKFNEGDLPPWFGRFKPSEPVTG; encoded by the coding sequence TTGTCTCTAGTAGAAAAGAAAATTGATTCCGGCGCCGGGATTATCACACTTCTGGACGGGGAGGGGGGCAACAGACTGAACCCCTCTTTTCTGGGAGAATTCTCCGCGGCGCTGAGGGATCTCAGTACAGACGAAAAAGCCAAATTCATTATCATCCGTTCCAGAGGGAGAAATTTCTGCCTGGGAATGGATCTGGTAGCCCTCGAAAAAGGACATGCCGGTATGGATGACGTTGTGTCCGCTGTAAAGGATTACACCTCACTCCTTTCCGATATTTATCACAGCCCGAAAACTGTTGTGGCACTTATAGACGGTCCGGTAAAAGCCGGGGGAATGGGGATTGCCGCTGCCTGTGATGTGGTACTCGCTTCTGAACGGGCTTCATTTGAATTGAGCGAAGCCCTGATCGGCATTATTCCTGCCAATGTGCTTCCCTATCTTTTCATGCTGAGGGTTCCTCCGCAGAAAGCAAGATATCTCGTTCTGACAGCCGCCCAGCTCGATGCCCACAAAGCTCATGCTGTCGGGCTGGTCGATGAGGTGTATACTGTTGAAGGGTTCGAGAAGGGAGTTAAGTCTCTCTGCCGGCAGATTATGAGAACTTCGCCTCAAGCTGTCAGTGTTTTTAAAGATTTTACACACCAGTTTCTTGAATCGGATTTCAACGGAAGAAAGGTGCTGGCCGAACAGACCCTTTTTGATCTGATAAAGCAGGAATCGGTTCTCGCGGCCGTTAAAAAATTCAACGAAGGGGACCTGCCCCCCTGGTTCGGGCGTTTCAAACCCTCCGAACCTGTAACAGGCTGA
- the fabF gene encoding beta-ketoacyl-ACP synthase II — translation MGSNFLQRRVVVTGLGTVNPIGNDVKEYWDNLEKGKSGTRKIQNFDIGDYEIQIAAELDLPDLQPYFSSRKMIRRIDRYMIFSHVAGMQALRDSGLDVNINPERYGTLIGTGAGGVNSHVNTIRQFDTKGMSSTSPFYIIGCIPNTGSAFFAQEAGLKGPSFSLNSACSTGNHAFGVAASLIKMGMADVMFAGGSESAVNEAGISAFGNIGALSNRNDSPETASRPFDKDRNGFILGEGAGVLCLEELEHAKARGAKIYGELTGYGFSCDAHDLVAPHPEAEGAVRAMKMAIEEAGITSDEVGLVNCHGTSTPLGDQIESIAINKVMGDWGDKIPVHSTKSMVGHLLGGASAVEAVADMRVFVDGTVHPTINVFELDPEIYLNVITETYKDNSIDHILSNSFGFGGQNAAVVFSRYKD, via the coding sequence ATGGGCAGCAACTTTTTGCAGAGAAGAGTTGTGGTTACAGGATTGGGAACAGTCAATCCGATAGGAAATGATGTTAAAGAGTACTGGGACAACCTGGAAAAAGGCAAGTCCGGAACGAGAAAAATCCAGAATTTTGATATCGGAGATTATGAGATTCAAATAGCGGCCGAGCTGGATCTCCCCGATCTTCAACCCTATTTCTCATCAAGGAAAATGATTAGGCGGATCGACCGCTATATGATATTCTCCCATGTGGCTGGAATGCAGGCTCTGAGAGATTCCGGCCTCGATGTTAATATAAACCCCGAAAGATACGGAACGCTGATCGGTACCGGTGCCGGCGGGGTAAACTCCCATGTGAATACGATAAGACAATTTGATACAAAGGGAATGAGTTCTACATCTCCTTTTTATATAATCGGCTGTATTCCCAATACGGGCAGCGCATTTTTCGCGCAGGAAGCAGGATTAAAGGGACCTTCCTTCTCTCTCAATTCGGCTTGTTCAACGGGAAACCACGCTTTCGGCGTCGCGGCGTCGCTTATCAAAATGGGTATGGCCGATGTCATGTTCGCCGGCGGTTCGGAATCGGCCGTTAACGAAGCGGGCATATCCGCTTTCGGAAATATCGGAGCCCTTTCAAACAGAAACGATTCACCGGAAACAGCAAGCCGTCCTTTCGATAAAGACAGAAACGGTTTTATTCTCGGAGAAGGCGCGGGAGTTCTATGTCTTGAAGAACTGGAACACGCTAAAGCCAGAGGGGCAAAGATCTATGGAGAACTGACCGGATACGGCTTCTCCTGTGATGCCCATGACCTGGTAGCGCCTCATCCGGAAGCGGAAGGGGCTGTACGGGCTATGAAGATGGCCATTGAAGAAGCGGGTATCACCTCCGATGAAGTCGGTCTCGTCAACTGTCACGGGACATCAACTCCACTTGGAGACCAGATAGAATCCATTGCCATCAATAAAGTGATGGGAGATTGGGGAGACAAGATTCCCGTACACAGCACCAAATCCATGGTAGGACACCTCCTGGGAGGCGCCAGCGCCGTTGAAGCAGTTGCAGATATGCGGGTTTTTGTAGACGGAACTGTACATCCGACAATAAATGTCTTCGAACTTGATCCTGAAATATATCTCAATGTCATAACCGAAACATACAAAGATAATTCAATCGATCACATACTATCAAATTCCTTCGGATTCGGCGGCCAGAACGCCGCAGTCGTATTCTCGCGATATAAAGACTGA
- a CDS encoding TetR/AcrR family transcriptional regulator gives MQNRTTKSLIVKTAEELILSYGYQGFSYNDIASAINIRKASIHYHFPKKEDLGIAFIRKYSRLFSLWGKRLGSISNKEKLIAFCRMYGSLSNGCTRICPIGMVAADYHSMPEGIREHSQRLIAQVEEWLTDLVEKGKEAGEFRQYLSSSDTARHMIYVMSGSLKMARIFKEPGRIKRAEKDLVFHICNE, from the coding sequence ATGCAGAACCGAACGACAAAATCGTTAATAGTAAAAACGGCGGAAGAGCTGATTCTCTCTTACGGATATCAGGGATTCAGCTACAACGATATCGCTTCAGCCATTAACATAAGAAAAGCCAGCATCCATTACCATTTCCCCAAAAAAGAAGATCTGGGGATAGCTTTCATCAGAAAATACAGCCGGCTGTTTTCTCTATGGGGAAAACGTCTCGGGTCGATCAGCAACAAAGAAAAGCTGATTGCCTTCTGCAGAATGTATGGTTCGCTTTCCAACGGCTGTACCAGAATCTGTCCCATAGGAATGGTCGCCGCTGATTATCACAGCATGCCCGAAGGAATTCGGGAACACTCTCAACGTTTGATAGCACAGGTAGAAGAATGGCTTACCGACCTCGTCGAAAAAGGAAAGGAAGCCGGAGAATTCCGACAGTATCTCAGCAGTTCCGATACGGCCCGTCATATGATCTACGTCATGTCAGGTTCATTGAAAATGGCCCGAATATTCAAGGAACCGGGAAGAATCAAGAGAGCGGAAAAAGACCTGGTCTTTCATATCTGCAACGAATAA